A DNA window from Lachancea thermotolerans CBS 6340 chromosome G complete sequence contains the following coding sequences:
- the DPH1 gene encoding 2-(3-amino-3-carboxypropyl)histidine synthase (highly similar to uniprot|P40487 Saccharomyces cerevisiae YIL103W DPH1 Protein required along with Dph2p Kti11p Jjj3p and Dph5p for synthesis of diphthamide which is a modified histidine residue of translation elongation factor 2 (Eft1p or Eft2p) may act in a complex with Dph2p and Kti11p) has translation MHTSTATTKGPRRRFVGAQAGSRATVVKSEKGNEVVQKPRARTNVRRAINQIPDEILNDEALNEAIKLLPSNYNFEIHKTIWNIRKHEAKRVALQMPEGLLIYSLVISDILEQFCGCETIVMGDVSYGACCIDDFTARSLDCDFIVHYAHSCLVPIDLTQIKVLYVFVTINMDESHLIRTLQKNFPSGARIAAFGTIQFNPTIHSIKDKLLDSEKVIYIIPPQIKPLSKGEVLGCTSQRLDKEQIDAMVYIGDGRFHLESAMIHNPEIPAFRYDPYSRKFTIEKYNQKQLVQVRTEALNVAKKGKTFGLILGALGRQGSMGTVNNLEKKLKDAGKTVCKIILSEIFPQKLAMFDDIDVFVQVACPRLSIDWGYAFNKPLLTPYEANVLLEQDRMFSEAYYPMDYYEVNGYGRGKEPSHENVKI, from the coding sequence ATGCACACATCGACTGCAACTACGAAGgggccaagaaggagatTTGTCGGTGCACAAGCTGGGTCAAGAGCTACTGTTGTGAAGAGCGAAAAAGGAAATGAAGTTGTGCAGAAGCCGCGCGCACGTACAAACGTAAGGAGAGCAATCAACCAGATTCCAGATGAAATCTTAAATGATGAGGCACTTAATGAAGCTATAAAGCTCCTCCCTTCTAACTACAACTTCGAAATACATAAAACAATTTGGAATATCAGAAAGCATGAAGCGAAGAGAGTAGCATTACAGATGCCAGAGGGTTTATTGATTTACTCCCTTGTTATAAGCGATATTCTTGAGCAGTTCTGTGGCTGTGAGACTATCGTGATGGGTGACGTTTCCTATGGTGCGTGCTGTATAGACGATTTCACTGCCCGTTCGCTGGACTGCGATTTCATTGTCCATTATGCGCACTCTTGCTTGGTTCCAATCGACTTGACTCAAATCAAGGTGCTTTACGTTTTTGTGACTATTAATATGGACGAATCCCATCTCATAAGAACCCTGCAGAAGAATTTTCCAAGCGGTGCTAGAATTGCAGCCTTTGGAACCATTCAATTCAACCCCACAATACATAGCATCAAGGATAAACTACTTGACTCTGAAAAAGTGATTTACATCATTCCTCCGCAAATAAAGCCACTTTCCAAAGGTGAGGTTCTTGGTTGCACCTCTCAACGTTTAGATAAAGAACAAATTGATGCAATGGTATACATCGGAGACGGTAGGTTTCATCTGGAAAGTGCAATGATCCACAATCCTGAAATACCAGCATTTCGCTACGACCCATACAGCAGAAAATTCACcattgaaaaatacaaCCAAAAACAGCTCGTCCAAGTCAGGACTGAAGCTCTTAACGTCGCAAAGAAAGGGAAAACTTTTGGGCTTATTTTGGGAGCGCTTGGGCGCCAGGGAAGCATGGGAACGGTTAACAATTTGgagaagaaactgaagGACGCCGGAAAGACTGTCTGTAAAATCATTTTGAGTGAAATTTTTCCTCAGAAACTCGCAATGTTCGATGACATCGATGTATTTGTGCAAGTCGCATGTCCCCGTTTATCAATTGATTGGGGTTATGCTTTCAACAAGCCTCTTTTGACGCCATACGAAGCTAATGTGCTTTTAGAGCAGGACCGGATGTTCAGTGAAGCTTACTACCCGATGGACTACTACGAAGTTAATGGTTATGGACGTGGCAAAGAACCATCCCACGAGAACGTCAAAATATAA
- the XBP1 gene encoding Xbp1p (weakly similar to uniprot|P40489 Saccharomyces cerevisiae YIL101C XBP1 Transcriptional repressor that binds to promoter sequences of the cyclin genes CYS3 and SMF2 expression is induced by stress or starvation during mitosis and late in meiosis member of the Swi4p/Mbp1p family potential Cdc28p substrate), translated as MYPVHALDSHTVELSTNPVDDYQRTWLAVRGDRDRDLGADFHVTRAKYRTCAVQRFHDVLQREAPGPPAGAAAAETPAGGLPPKRSSLDCSEYLFPDVLVLAQAQAQSDGARAAASAPQSPSSGEGASNVLAPPAQALASSEDLNSLTKNQQFRLRKIQYSDQRVFRAINPNNCVLWDHQTGYVFFTGIWRLYQDVMHALVSLGRPDPRPEVGQAPQPIDRKAHCQLELDYAVSKSLYERAVDADSPEHFSRRNVPPKRAYRHSVSAPSTSAGGASNATSAGNTTASALHYSDIHWYALDNELRESLCSIYRSAHHVQDDFEFHDLLKRIRGGYIKIQGTWLPFEVARALCMRFCYPIRYMLVPIFGPSFPNECADWYARHVALYPPKVRNSAATQPQPRPMASAVSPRSSSMAIPSLSKKPRRGSTTTSSLATFKRAKVDVELLDASQNLLELSRKLNSRGQRVGFSPFPQVQVPPFRTRASSWAPDTSNQNLAFRGQMLPPISSLLETLEPPVYRHFPPGHAVLSSDPLLSPRSADTHYSSPPLSPGFNQGFQKNQVMGAVPNQDPHFVAVPSNSYLAEPRLSFSPSTNTPAPPIPLNGVAHFYNSNGHKYSYPDGMQVMFHPQNPPPATPQQPTRRAHMSNYQVGV; from the coding sequence ATGTACCCGGTGCACGCGCTCGATTCGCACACCGTCGAACTGTCGACCAACCCCGTGGACGACTACCAGCGCACGTGGCTCGCCGTACGAGGTGACCGTGACCGTGACCTCGGCGCGGACTTCCACGTGACCCGTGCCAAGTATCGCACATGCGCCGTGCAGCGCTTCCACGACGTGCTACAGCGCGAGGCGCCTGGGCCGCCGGCtggcgccgcggccgcagAGACGCCCGCGGGCGGCCTGCCGCCCAAGCGGTCCTCGCTGGACTGCTCGGAGTATCTGTTTCCCGACGTTCTGGTGCTTGCGCAGGCGCAAGCGCAGTCCGACggggcgcgcgcggccgCGAGCGCCCCACAATCTCCCAGTTCAGGCGAGGGCGCGTCCAACGTGCTGGCACCACCAGCGCAGGCGCTCGCAAGCTCAGAAGACCTCAACTCGCTGACCAAAAACCAGCAGTTCCGCCTGCGCAAGATCCAGTACTCGGACCAGCGCGTTTTCCGCGCCATCAACCCCAACAACTGCGTCCTGTGGGACCATCAGACCGGCTACGTTTTCTTCACGGGCATCTGGCGGCTGTACCAGGACGTGATGCACGCGCTGGTCTCGCTCGGCCGCCCGGACCCTCGTCCAGAAGTGGGGCAGGCTCCCCAGCCCATCGATCGCAAGGCGCACTGCCAGCTGGAGCTGGACTACGCGGTCTCCAAGTCGCTGTACGAGCGCGCCGTCGACGCAGACTCGCCCGAACACTTTTCCCGTCGCAACGTGCCGCCAAAGCGTGCATACCGCCACTCGGTCTCAGCGCCATCAACCTCTGCTGGGGGCGCTTCGAACGCCACTTCTGCCGGTAATACCACAGCCTCGGCGTTGCATTATTCTGATATTCATTGGTACGCCCTCGACAACGAATTGAGGGAGTCGCTATGCAGTATTTACCGCTCAGCACATCACGTGCAGGACGACTTTGAGTTCCATGATCTCTTGAAGCGCATTCGCGGCGGCTATATCAAGATTCAGGGTACCTGGCTTCCTTTTGAAGTCGCAAGGGCACTTTGTATGCGCTTCTGCTACCCCATCCGTTATATGCTGGTGCCCATCTTCGGTCCGAGCTTCCCCAACGAATGCGCCGACTGGTACGCCAGGCATGTAGCGCTGTATCCTCCCAAGGTGCGCAATAGTGCTGCTACGCAACCCCAGCCCCGTCCAATGGCCAGCGCAGTATCGCCTCGGTCTTCATCTATGGCGATACCTAGCCTCTCAAAGAAACCTCGCCGTGGCAGTACAACTACTTCTAGTCTTGCGACTTTCAAGCGAGCAAAAGTTGACGTGGAGCTGCTTGACGCCTCGCAAAACCTTTTGGAGCTCTCTCGAAAGCTGAATTCGCGGGGCCAGCGCGTTGGCTTTTCACCTTTTCCACAGGTCCAGGTACCTCCGTTTAGAACtcgcgcttcttcttgggcCCCGGACACATCAAACCAGAACTTAGCATTTCGCGGACAAATGCTCCCCCCTATCAGTTCTCTTCTCGAAACGCTGGAACCTCCTGTATACCGCCATTTCCCGCCAGGGCATGCGGTGTTGAGTTCAGACCCCCTTTTGTCTCCAAGAAGTGCAGATACCCACTATTCCAGCCCTCCTCTTTCTCCCGGTTTTAACCAAGGGTTCCAGAAAAACCAAGTCATGGGTGCAGTACCAAATCAAGATCCACATTTTGTGGCAGTTCCATCTAATTCTTACTTGGCGGAGCCACGACTCAGCTTCAGCCCATCCACCAACACCCCTGCTCCCCCAATACCTCTCAACGGTGTCGCACACTTTTACAACTCCAACGGTCACAAATATTCGTATCCTGACGGCATGCAGGTCATGTTCCACCCTCAGAATCCTCCACCGGCTACTCCCCAGCAGCCAACAAGACGTGCTCATATGAGCAACTATCAAGTCGGCGTCTAG
- the SHQ1 gene encoding Hsp90 cochaperone SHQ1 (similar to uniprot|P40486 Saccharomyces cerevisiae YIL104C SHQ1 Essential nuclear protein required for accumulation of box H/ACA snoRNAs and for rRNA processing interacts with Naf1p): protein MLTPQFSITQDEEFLFICINIAAIRFSAASLEMVVDENLFIFHLSPYYLRLRFAQNLVDDERSNAEFRSQDETIRIKIPKATKGEFFDDLDLPTKLLARKGDILGADAVKGPPKNSAGPLIQEIDAPGENTNSEQQGEDFSWEISQTPASPSDATKLLTSKYGFDNNYSSVIGVSIANGNDINELDDPEKSSGEDRVQERLRKENLKFDPEYYVSEYMTAKYGNEDDIQINGIKSLIKFTPPLVKKFLKWYKQADDKEAVMSVEFTEAEQQQMQKNLPKKNYLVDDVKKLYITMLSLLFAYAFEQVENEGVHNTESAWTIGKLAPQLSFLDQQVIPESDTSDFSIIKAVILTGVRRSLSYPLHRNFDLSIKVWNYVYYTLRGGKRLVIQALLDLHEVFRFHDVYYVYNTVLISDLCAWFITAGNENVIRSLAIELKKELDQVTKRDIDFDCVCGIDESSGEVSWENMNIEEMEILSEQEYLQQSGRPT, encoded by the coding sequence ATGTTGACACCACAGTTCAGCATCACccaagatgaagaattttTATTCATTTGCATCAACATTGCTGCGATACGATTTAGCGCTGCTAGTTTAGAAATGGTAGTCGATGAAAACCTTTTCATATTCCACCTTTCTCCATACTATTTGAGACTAAGATTCGCCCAAAACCTGGTTGATGACGAGAGGTCTAACGCCGAATTTAGGTCACAAGATGAAACTATTCGCATCAAAATACCAAAGGCTACGAAAGGAgagttttttgatgatttgGACTTGCCAACTAAACTTCTAGCAAGGAAGGGAGACATTTTGGGCGCAGATGCGGTTAAGGGGCCTCCAAAGAACAGCGCAGGGCCTTTGATTCAAGAAATTGATGCACCCGGGGAGAATACAAACTCTGAACAGCAAGGAGAGGACTTTAGTTGGGAGATTAGCCAGACACCGGCGTCGCCCTCTGATGCTACTAAATTATTGACATCCAAATATGGCTTTGACAATAATTACAGCTCTGTAATTGGGGTATCAATAGCTAACGGAAATGACATTAATGAGCTAGACGATCCTGAAAAGAGTAGTGGTGAAGACCGCGTTCAAGAAAGGTTACGCAAAGAGAATCTGAAATTTGATCCTGAATATTATGTTTCAGAATACATGACTGCTAAGTACGGCAATGAAGACGATATACAAATCAACGGGATAAAGTCACTAATAAAGTTTACCCCTCCGTTagtcaaaaagttcttgaaatggTATAAGCAAGCGGACGACAAGGAGGCGGTCATGAGCGTGGAATTCACAGAAGCtgaacaacaacaaatGCAAAaaaatcttccaaagaaaaactaCCTTGTAGACGATGTCAAGAAACTTTATATTACCATGCTCTCTCTACTTTTCGCTTACGCGTTCGAACAAGTTGAAAACGAGGGTGTTCACAATACGGAGTCTGCTTGGACAATTGGAAAGTTGGCTCCTCAGCTCTCCTTCCTTGACCAACAAGTTATTCCTGAGAGCGATACAAGTGATTTCTCGATAATCAAGGCGGTAATATTAACCGGCGTTAGACGGAGTTTAAGCTATCCGCTTCACAGGAACTTCGATCTGTCTATCAAAGTATGGAACTATGTTTATTATACCCTACGTGGTGGGAAAAGACTCGTAATCCAGGCCCTTCTGGATTTACATGAAGTTTTCCGTTTTCATGACGTGTACTATGTGTACAATACAGTCCTTATTAGCGACTTGTGTGCTTGGTTCATCACTGCGGGAAACGAAAACGTTATCAGGAGCCTTGCAAtagaattgaagaaagaacTCGATCAAGTTACAAAGAGGGACATTGATTTTGACTGTGTCTGCGGGATTGATGAATCGTCTGGCGAAGTCTCTTGGGAGAACATGAATATTGAAGAGATGGAAATTTTATCGGAGCAGGAGTACTTGCAACAAAGTGGGAGACCCACCTGA
- the COG6 gene encoding Golgi transport complex subunit COG6 (similar to uniprot|P53959 Saccharomyces cerevisiae YNL041C COG6 Component of the conserved oligomeric Golgi complex (Cog1p through Cog8p) a cytosolic tethering complex that functions in protein trafficking to mediate fusion of transport vesicles to Golgi compartments), translated as MDFLDYQTFALDEANAKDYDLPEPASRLPIKSQQSSKDLDKDFSMPRLANAELDAEGTENLQDKMQKYASLSLSALSLKRLPPQSSMENPVVSQGTSLGEKTLEQLVQNGEKTIDNTDALLSKRLSRILDAHHRNTLQCDTQLRRSFKVLEDNQDRLHFNSKTLVRPDFVGSLARNSLRSNLESELLKSHLMILDDIQPIVRRIKRLSEPVQNIHQMGDALLKQGEMAHDETKTYMDTVYILQNALLKHRLKKRILVMLRDKLTLNQVEEDALINSNVGPEFFEVMKKLMRLKETATYLLALPNPKAGTVLMEQTNAKIEKANKRIFNYLVDFLYDLQSASKTFGERAFSSNDKPLITFQQGMLYLSNDLPIFNEFIKRVVKARSQIVLDDFLSQFDVSSAKASRPIIISAHDPVRYLGDVLAHVHSLIVDEADFMDSMFKFQNWNIQDTPTSILQENREFLNGLSISLLNETFGPVENSIRIRLEQIIRFEDDPIINFEIYELLALYQMMFIKYGLRPDSNLILQLINLRNTSSSKILTGLTKILDDANITQNLEKELLPAEWLVKYLAKLCELLTKFEKSGSVKDSETLIDSNFLKEALACLITEKLPEYHKSKFPQARKEKEVKKHLLLSEINCIDLIKTRMLPYRETIFSKGDRHLVYENIDSHLQASTKSLIGLETKSLLEKLGLDLYSNLFNMIFPVESVQDELDYDMYLPVLENPIMQRDTIRSNVHIKLNDFLPILLSDIQDNLLFHIVSPKIADHISTECLSCLSKFYKVFRQVLLKLYPENHEDIDTILNFSEEEFDTLIGLN; from the coding sequence ATGGATTTCCTTGATTACCAAACTTTTGCGCTTGATGAAGCTAATGCTAAAGACTACGATCTTCCAGAACCAGCGTCCAGACTGCCAATAAAGTCTCAGCAGTCATCGAAAGACCTTGACAAGGACTTTTCGATGCCTCGTCTCGCGAACGCAGAGCTTGATGCTGAAGGCACTGAAAACCTACAAGATAAAATGCAGAAATATGCATCGCTATCGTTATCAGCCCTGTCATTAAAGAGACTGCCACCTCAATCCTCGATGGAGAACCCGGTAGTCTCTCAAGGAACATCTCTAGGAGAGAAAACCCTGGAACAATTGGTACAAAATGGGGAGAAGACCATTGACAATACAGATGCACTACTCTCTAAGAGACTCTCAAGGATATTGGACGCGCATCACCGGAATACTCTACAATGCGACACGCAGCTAAGAaggtctttcaaagttcttgaagacaaTCAGGATCGCTTGCATTTTAACAGCAAGACATTGGTGCGTCCTGATTTTGTGGGCTCGCTTGCGCGaaactctttgagaagcaaTCTCGAAAGCGAACTACTGAAGTCACATCTTATGATTCTCGACGACATCCAGCCTATAGTGAGGCGCATAAAGAGGCTCTCCGAACCGGTCCAAAACATACACCAAATGGGGGACGCTCTCTTAAAACAAGGCGAAATGGCCCATGATGAAACGAAAACTTACATGGACACTGTTTACATTCTACAAAACGCTCTTCTCAAGCATCGACTTAAAAAACGAATCTTAGTTATGCTCCGTGATAAACTCACTCTCAATCAggtcgaagaagatgcaTTGATAAACTCCAATGTTGGACCCGAATTCTTTGAAGTGATGAAAAAGCTCATGAGATTAAAAGAAACTGCAACATACCTCTTGGCGCTTCCCAATCCGAAAGCAGGCACTGTTTTAATGGAACAAACCAATGCAAAAATAGAAAAGGCCAACAAGCGCATTTTCAACTACTTAGTTGACTTCTTGTATGATCTTCAAAGCGCATCAAAGACTTTTGGCGAACGCGCTTTCTCTTCTAATGATAAGCCTTTAATAACATTTCAACAAGGAATGCTTTATCTCTCCAATGACTTGCCAATTTTTAACGAGTTTATCAAACGAGTCGTAAAGGCCAGATCTCAGATAGTTCTGGATGACTTCCTCTCCCAGTTTGATGTCAGCTCCGCCAAAGCGTCAAGGCCGATTATTATCTCAGCCCACGACCCAGTTCGCTACCTTGGTGATGTTCTTGCGCATGTACACTCACTCATAGTAGATGAAGCGGACTTCATGGACTCGATGTTCAAATTTCAGAACTGGAATATTCAAGATACTCCAACATCAATACTACAAGAAAACCGAGAATTCTTGAATGGCTTAAGTATTTCACTTCTAAATGAAACATTCGGTCCAGTGGAGAATTCTATTAGGATTCGATTGGAACAGATCATaagatttgaagatgaTCCTATAATAAATTTCGAAATCTATGAGCTTTTAGCCCTTTACCAAATGATGTTCATCAAGTACGGATTACGTCCCGATTCTAACTTAATACTGCAGTTGATTAATCTTAGAAACACCTCGAGCTCTAAAATTTTAACCGGTCTGACAAAAATTCTCGATGACGCCAACATCACACAAAATttggagaaagaacttCTACCCGCTGAATGGCTTGTTAAATACTTGGCCAAACTCTGCGAACTTTTGACTAAATTCGAAAAAAGCGGATCTGTCAAAGATTCCGAAACCCTAATTGACTCAAACTTCCTTAAAGAAGCGCTTGCGTGTTTGATAACTGAAAAGCTTCCTGAATATCATAAATCTAAGTTCCCGCAAGCGAGAAAGGAAAAAGAAGTGAAAAAGCATTTGCTTTTATCCGAGATTAATTGCATAGACCTGATTAAAACTAGGATGTTACCATACCGTGAAACAATCTTTTCCAAGGGCGACAGGCATTTAGTTTATGAAAATATTGATTCTCATCTCCAAGCCTCTACCAAATCTTTGATCGGCCTTGAAACAAAATCACTTCTAGAAAAGCTGGGGCTGGATCTCTACAGCAACCTTTTCAACATGATTTTTCCCGTGGAGTCAGTTCAAGATGAATTGGATTACGATATGTATCTTCCAGTTCTTGAGAACCCTATAATGCAAAGGGACACAATAAGATCCAATGTTCATATTAAGCTCAATGACTTTCTACCTATCTTGCTCAGTGACATTCAAGACAACCTGTTATTCCACATTgtttctccaaaaattgCGGACCATATTTCCACTGAATGTCTCTCctgtctttcaaaattctaCAAAGTCTTTAGACAagttcttttgaagctttacCCCGAAAACCATGAAGACATTGACACTATTCTAAACTTTTCAGAAGAGGAATTTGATACTCTAATAGGTCTAAATTAA